A part of Setaria viridis chromosome 8, Setaria_viridis_v4.0, whole genome shotgun sequence genomic DNA contains:
- the LOC117833645 gene encoding uncharacterized protein isoform X2: protein MGRPWSTTSSASPIPSIGTPRTSRGTLRTTPAGWGASVPAPQITGLADRIGVGVYFNPFVEWRDKRIKYGVVRMKDLAMDVLTWDRFYLSGRLQKPVHVLVDNWDIRKVNTINLEMATSASLLLLPEEFNEYDLYAQICSLSYMGDLRMLFAEDKNKVKKIVEGSFQSFQMMYRPLLQEYIAEGLLKTSSHGQQKIFRQDCGPSTTNELFSVLPWTIQRQMQGRYGSHGKEMPTRMVVSSKEMAANCVRRALRRRVMVSSARQAVSGLLASGGAVAAQYLGKKMAKAWQSRAA, encoded by the exons ATGGGACGTCCATGGTCGACTACATCCTCGGCGTCGCCGATCCCCTCCATTGGCACTCCGAG AACCTCAAGAGGAACCCTGCGCACTACTCCCGCTGGATGGGGCGCCTCGGTGCCGGCGCC TCAGATCACTGGGCTTGCTGATCGCATTGGCGTCGGGGTATACTTCAACCCATTTGTTGAGTGGAGAGACAAG AGGATAAAGTATGGCGTGGTGCGAATGAAGGACCTGGCCATGGATGTCTTGACCTGGGACAGGTTCTACCTCAGTGGACGATTGCAGAAACCG GTTCATGTTCTTGTTGATAACTGGGATATAAGGAAGGTTAACACAATTAATCTTGAAATGGCAACTTCAGCTTCTCTACTCCTTTTGCCAGAAGAATTCAATGAG TATGACCTATATGCTCAAATTTGTAGTCTATCATATATGGGTGATTTGAGGATGCTGTTTGCAGAAGACAAAAACAAG GTGAAGAAGATTGTTGAGGGTAGTTTTCAGTCATTTCAAATGATGTACAGACCCCTCTTGCAAGAGTATATTGCTGAAGGGCTATTGAAGACATCATCCCATGGACAACAGAAGATTTTCCGGCAG GATTGTGGTCCATCTACAACAAATGAACTGTTCTCTGTTCTTCCATGGACGATCCAAAGGCAAATGCAGGGAAGATATGGGTCGCATGGAAAAG AAATGCCAACACGCATGGTAGTCTCTTCAAAGGAAATGGCAGCAAACTGTGTGCGAAGGGCCCTGAGGCGTCGCGTCATGGTTTCAAGCGCGCGTCAAGCGGTATCTGGGCTGCTCGCCTCTGGTGGTGCTGTTGCTGCTCAATACCTAGGGAAGAAGATGGCTAAGGCCTGGCAATCTAGAGCAGCTTAA
- the LOC117833645 gene encoding uncharacterized protein isoform X1, with protein MHAAAAAEEERAAELAGPLRDILPPVDFCCAYGSTLLHARPDGTSMVDYILGVADPLHWHSENLKRNPAHYSRWMGRLGAGAITGLADRIGVGVYFNPFVEWRDKRIKYGVVRMKDLAMDVLTWDRFYLSGRLQKPVHVLVDNWDIRKVNTINLEMATSASLLLLPEEFNEYDLYAQICSLSYMGDLRMLFAEDKNKVKKIVEGSFQSFQMMYRPLLQEYIAEGLLKTSSHGQQKIFRQDCGPSTTNELFSVLPWTIQRQMQGRYGSHGKEMPTRMVVSSKEMAANCVRRALRRRVMVSSARQAVSGLLASGGAVAAQYLGKKMAKAWQSRAA; from the exons atgcacgcggcggcggcggcggaggaagagaGGGCAGCGGAGCTGGCCGGCCCGCTCCGGGACATCCTCCCGCCGGTGGACTTCTGCTGCGCGTACGGCTCCACGCTCCTCCACGCGCGCCCCGATGGGACGTCCATGGTCGACTACATCCTCGGCGTCGCCGATCCCCTCCATTGGCACTCCGAG AACCTCAAGAGGAACCCTGCGCACTACTCCCGCTGGATGGGGCGCCTCGGTGCCGGCGCC ATCACTGGGCTTGCTGATCGCATTGGCGTCGGGGTATACTTCAACCCATTTGTTGAGTGGAGAGACAAG AGGATAAAGTATGGCGTGGTGCGAATGAAGGACCTGGCCATGGATGTCTTGACCTGGGACAGGTTCTACCTCAGTGGACGATTGCAGAAACCG GTTCATGTTCTTGTTGATAACTGGGATATAAGGAAGGTTAACACAATTAATCTTGAAATGGCAACTTCAGCTTCTCTACTCCTTTTGCCAGAAGAATTCAATGAG TATGACCTATATGCTCAAATTTGTAGTCTATCATATATGGGTGATTTGAGGATGCTGTTTGCAGAAGACAAAAACAAG GTGAAGAAGATTGTTGAGGGTAGTTTTCAGTCATTTCAAATGATGTACAGACCCCTCTTGCAAGAGTATATTGCTGAAGGGCTATTGAAGACATCATCCCATGGACAACAGAAGATTTTCCGGCAG GATTGTGGTCCATCTACAACAAATGAACTGTTCTCTGTTCTTCCATGGACGATCCAAAGGCAAATGCAGGGAAGATATGGGTCGCATGGAAAAG AAATGCCAACACGCATGGTAGTCTCTTCAAAGGAAATGGCAGCAAACTGTGTGCGAAGGGCCCTGAGGCGTCGCGTCATGGTTTCAAGCGCGCGTCAAGCGGTATCTGGGCTGCTCGCCTCTGGTGGTGCTGTTGCTGCTCAATACCTAGGGAAGAAGATGGCTAAGGCCTGGCAATCTAGAGCAGCTTAA
- the LOC117833327 gene encoding uncharacterized protein isoform X2, whose amino-acid sequence MDLPRMRWVHLRSAKKLLKLCEVNGGFYVKAGQYVSSLRQVPKEYSSTLSSLQDQATPSKFHDIKMVIEQNFGKKLHEIFLEFDEHPIAAASIAQVHRGRLHDNQDVAVKVQYPGLEQRMKIDILTMSFLSKSVSWIFPDYKFDRILVEFEKSMSMELDFTLEAKNSERTANCFRKNSVVKVPYVFWQLTTREVLTMEFCYGHKVNDLDFLRRANISPTKVAKALIELFGEMVFVHGFVHGDPHPGNILVCPQGNGKFSLVLLDHGIYRELDQKFRLDYCQLWKALILLDTKTTLELGEQFGVGKYAKYFPVIFTGRTLESKSALGTQMSSEEQRRLKEDLSSLGMDDISSFMEALPRDFYVILRTDGLLRSILGNLGAPRHVRLLTYAKCAIHGLEKQPKLESGAINRMFLQVKTNISYLHLRVLIEIAGLLAKVNDARHKAVSKLRQMFREISQGLHLLA is encoded by the exons ATGGATTTGCCCCGGATGCGATGG GTTCATCTGCGTTCAGCGAAAAAGCTACTTAAACTATGCGAAGTGAATGGAGGGTTCTATGTAAAAGCCGGTCAATATGTTTCATCACTAAGACAAGTACCAAAGGAGTACTCCTCAACTCTCTCCAGCCTGCAAGATCAG GCAACTCCATCCAAGTTTCATGATATAAAAATGGTCATAGAGCAGAATTTTGGCAAGAAATTGCATGAAAT ATTCCTGGAATTTGACGAACATCCGATTGCTGCTGCATCAATTGCTCAGGTTCATCGAGGTCGATTGCATGACAATCAAGATGTAGCTGTCAAG GTCCAGTATCCTGGATTGGAGCAGCGAATGAAGATAGACATCTTGACAATGTCTTTCTTGTCAAAATCAGTCTCTTGG ATTTTTCCTGATTATAAATTTGACAGAATACTAGTTGAATTTGAGAAATCCATGTCAATGGAGCTTG ATTTTACCCTAGAGGCTAAGAATTCCGAGAGAACAGCCAACTGCTTCAGGAAAAATAGTGTTGTTAAAGTGCCTTATGTGTTCTGG CAACTGACAACCAGAGAGGTTTTGACGATGGAATTTTGTTATGGACACAAG GTTAATGACTTGGACTTCCTGAGGAGAGCAAATATTAGTCCAACAAAG GTAGCTAAGGCTTTGATTGAACTGTTTGGTGAAATGGTATTTGTACATGGTTTTGTCCATGGTGATCCACATCCTGGAAATATATTAGTTTGTCCTCAAGGCAATGGAAAATTTTCACTAG TTCTGTTGGATCATGGAATTTATAGAGAACTGGATCAAAAATTCAGATTGGACTATTGTCAGCTGTGGAAAGCATTGATACTGTTGGATACAAAAACAACTCTGGAGTTAGGCGAGCAGTTCGGTGTTGGCAAATATGCAAAGTACTTTCCTGTAATATTCACAGGCAGAACCCTGGAAAG CAAATCAGCTCTTGGCACACAAATGTCTAGTGAAGAGCAGAGGCGTTTAAAGGAGGACTTGAGCTCTCTGGGAATGGATGATATATCTTCATTTATGGAAGCCTTGCCACGGGACTTTTATGTCATACTGCGAACAGA TGGACTATTGAGGTCCATTTTGGGGAATCTTGGGGCGCCACGCCATGTTCGGCTTCTCACTTATGCAAAATGTGCTATACATGGGCTCGAGAAACAGCCCAAACTGGAGTCTG GTGCAATTAACCGGATGTTCTTGCAAGTCAAAACAAATATCAGCTATCTCCATCTGAGGGTACTTATTG AAATAGCGGGATTGTTAGCAAAAGTAAATGATGCAAGGCACAAGGCCGTGAGCAAGCTCAGACAGATGTTTCGGGAGATCAGTCAAGGCCTTCATCTCCTTGCATAA
- the LOC117833327 gene encoding uncharacterized protein isoform X1, giving the protein MLRRRRAPLLLTAAAAGVALAAASPTGDNGRSVASALQHGVARSSRAVYTIGFVVADYKYSLRGLDSGSADYRVKLSEVHLRSAKKLLKLCEVNGGFYVKAGQYVSSLRQVPKEYSSTLSSLQDQATPSKFHDIKMVIEQNFGKKLHEIFLEFDEHPIAAASIAQVHRGRLHDNQDVAVKVQYPGLEQRMKIDILTMSFLSKSVSWIFPDYKFDRILVEFEKSMSMELDFTLEAKNSERTANCFRKNSVVKVPYVFWQLTTREVLTMEFCYGHKVNDLDFLRRANISPTKVAKALIELFGEMVFVHGFVHGDPHPGNILVCPQGNGKFSLVLLDHGIYRELDQKFRLDYCQLWKALILLDTKTTLELGEQFGVGKYAKYFPVIFTGRTLESKSALGTQMSSEEQRRLKEDLSSLGMDDISSFMEALPRDFYVILRTDGLLRSILGNLGAPRHVRLLTYAKCAIHGLEKQPKLESGAINRMFLQVKTNISYLHLRVLIEIAGLLAKVNDARHKAVSKLRQMFREISQGLHLLA; this is encoded by the exons atgctccgccgccgtcgcgccccgctcctcctcaccgccgccgcggcgggtgtcgcgctggccgccgcctccccgaccGGCGACAACGGCCGAAGCGTTGCCTCCGCGCTCCAGCACGGCGTCGCCCGCTCCTCCCGCGCCGTCTACACG ATTGGGTTCGTGGTGGCGGATTACAAGTACTCCCTGAGGGGGCTGGATTCTGGGTCGGCGGATTACCGGGTTAAGCTCTCTGAG GTTCATCTGCGTTCAGCGAAAAAGCTACTTAAACTATGCGAAGTGAATGGAGGGTTCTATGTAAAAGCCGGTCAATATGTTTCATCACTAAGACAAGTACCAAAGGAGTACTCCTCAACTCTCTCCAGCCTGCAAGATCAG GCAACTCCATCCAAGTTTCATGATATAAAAATGGTCATAGAGCAGAATTTTGGCAAGAAATTGCATGAAAT ATTCCTGGAATTTGACGAACATCCGATTGCTGCTGCATCAATTGCTCAGGTTCATCGAGGTCGATTGCATGACAATCAAGATGTAGCTGTCAAG GTCCAGTATCCTGGATTGGAGCAGCGAATGAAGATAGACATCTTGACAATGTCTTTCTTGTCAAAATCAGTCTCTTGG ATTTTTCCTGATTATAAATTTGACAGAATACTAGTTGAATTTGAGAAATCCATGTCAATGGAGCTTG ATTTTACCCTAGAGGCTAAGAATTCCGAGAGAACAGCCAACTGCTTCAGGAAAAATAGTGTTGTTAAAGTGCCTTATGTGTTCTGG CAACTGACAACCAGAGAGGTTTTGACGATGGAATTTTGTTATGGACACAAG GTTAATGACTTGGACTTCCTGAGGAGAGCAAATATTAGTCCAACAAAG GTAGCTAAGGCTTTGATTGAACTGTTTGGTGAAATGGTATTTGTACATGGTTTTGTCCATGGTGATCCACATCCTGGAAATATATTAGTTTGTCCTCAAGGCAATGGAAAATTTTCACTAG TTCTGTTGGATCATGGAATTTATAGAGAACTGGATCAAAAATTCAGATTGGACTATTGTCAGCTGTGGAAAGCATTGATACTGTTGGATACAAAAACAACTCTGGAGTTAGGCGAGCAGTTCGGTGTTGGCAAATATGCAAAGTACTTTCCTGTAATATTCACAGGCAGAACCCTGGAAAG CAAATCAGCTCTTGGCACACAAATGTCTAGTGAAGAGCAGAGGCGTTTAAAGGAGGACTTGAGCTCTCTGGGAATGGATGATATATCTTCATTTATGGAAGCCTTGCCACGGGACTTTTATGTCATACTGCGAACAGA TGGACTATTGAGGTCCATTTTGGGGAATCTTGGGGCGCCACGCCATGTTCGGCTTCTCACTTATGCAAAATGTGCTATACATGGGCTCGAGAAACAGCCCAAACTGGAGTCTG GTGCAATTAACCGGATGTTCTTGCAAGTCAAAACAAATATCAGCTATCTCCATCTGAGGGTACTTATTG AAATAGCGGGATTGTTAGCAAAAGTAAATGATGCAAGGCACAAGGCCGTGAGCAAGCTCAGACAGATGTTTCGGGAGATCAGTCAAGGCCTTCATCTCCTTGCATAA
- the LOC117833646 gene encoding uncharacterized protein isoform X2, which translates to MATGSSSPATPQPFKLILGSSSVARKHILEEMGLEFQVMTADIDEKSIRREDPDDLVMVLAEAKADAIMSRLNIADYQKEDNQPTLLITSDIVVVHEGIIREKPTTKEEARQFLKGYSGGHVSTVGSVVVTNLTTGKRLGSLDKAEVVVWRSINYLSHFVLEGFC; encoded by the exons ATGGCcacgggctcctcctccccggccaccCCGCAGCCCTTCAAG CTGATCCTGGGGTCGTCGTCGGTGGCGCGGAAGCACATCCTCGAGGAGATGGGGCTTGAGTTCCAAGTCATG ACTGCGGATATCGACGAGAAGAGCATCAGGCGGGAGGATCCTGACGACCTGGTGATGGTTCTCGCGGAGGCCAAG GCTGATGCTATCATGTCTAGACTGAACATTGCTGATTACCAGAAAGAAGACAATCAACCAACACTTCTAATCACCTCTGACATA GTGGTCGTCCATGAAGGGATTATTAGAGAAaagccaaccaccaaagaggAAGCACGCCAATTCCTGAAAG GCTATTCCGGTGGTCATGTGTCAACTGTTGGGTCTGTAGTTGTAACTAATCTTACAACTGGGAAGAGGCTTGGAAGCTTGGACAAAGCTGAG GTGGTCGTATGGAGATCAATCAACTACCTTTCCCATTTTGTACTTGAAGGGTTCTGCTGA
- the LOC117833646 gene encoding uncharacterized protein isoform X1 codes for MATGSSSPATPQPFKLILGSSSVARKHILEEMGLEFQVMTADIDEKSIRREDPDDLVMVLAEAKADAIMSRLNIADYQKEDNQPTLLITSDIVVVHEGIIREKPTTKEEARQFLKGYSGGHVSTVGSVVVTNLTTGKRLGSLDKAEVYFHDIPDEVIENLIDEGVVFRVAGGLLLEHPLTLPFVEAVVGSSDSVMGLSKEIANKLIHDSIL; via the exons ATGGCcacgggctcctcctccccggccaccCCGCAGCCCTTCAAG CTGATCCTGGGGTCGTCGTCGGTGGCGCGGAAGCACATCCTCGAGGAGATGGGGCTTGAGTTCCAAGTCATG ACTGCGGATATCGACGAGAAGAGCATCAGGCGGGAGGATCCTGACGACCTGGTGATGGTTCTCGCGGAGGCCAAG GCTGATGCTATCATGTCTAGACTGAACATTGCTGATTACCAGAAAGAAGACAATCAACCAACACTTCTAATCACCTCTGACATA GTGGTCGTCCATGAAGGGATTATTAGAGAAaagccaaccaccaaagaggAAGCACGCCAATTCCTGAAAG GCTATTCCGGTGGTCATGTGTCAACTGTTGGGTCTGTAGTTGTAACTAATCTTACAACTGGGAAGAGGCTTGGAAGCTTGGACAAAGCTGAG GTTTATTTCCATGATATACCAGATGAGGTCATTGAGAACCTG ATTGATGAAGGGGTAGTATTCAGGGTCGCAGGCGGCTTGCTTCTTGAGCATCCACTGACACTGCCATTTGTTGAAGCAGTG GTTGGCTCCAGCGACAGCGTAATGGGGCTCTCGAAGGAAATAGCAAACAAACTGATTCATGACTCAATTCTCTGA